A window from Gopherus flavomarginatus isolate rGopFla2 chromosome 4, rGopFla2.mat.asm, whole genome shotgun sequence encodes these proteins:
- the SYNCRIP gene encoding heterogeneous nuclear ribonucleoprotein Q isoform X7 has product MKTYRQREKQGTKVADSSKGPDEAKIKALLERTGYTLDVTTGQRKYGGPPPDSVYSGQQPSVGTEIFVGKIPRDLFEDELVPLFEKAGPIWDLRLMMDPLTGLNRGYAFVTFCTKEAAQEAVKLYNNHEIRSGKHIGVCISVANNRLFVGSIPKSKTKEQIVEEFSKVTEGLTDVILYHQPDDKKKNRGFCFLEYEDHKTAAQARRRLMSGKVKVWGNVVTVEWADPIEDPDPEVMAKVKVLFVRNLANTVTEEILEKAFSQFGKLERVKKLKDYAFIHFDERDGAVKAMEEMNGKDLEGENIEIVFAKPPDQKRKERKAQRQAAKNQMYDDYYYYGPPHMPPPTRGRGRGGRGGYGYPPDYYGYEDYYDYYGYDYHNYRGGYEDPYYGYEDFQVGARGRGCRGARGAAPSRGRGAAPPRGRAGYAQRGGPGSARGVRGARGGAQQQRGRGVRGARGGRGGNVGGKRKADGYNQPDSKRRQTNNQNWGSQPIAQQPLQGGDHSGNYGYKSENQEFYQDSFGQQWK; this is encoded by the exons ATGAAAACATATAGACAGAGAGAAAAACAGGGGACCAAGGTGGCAGACTCTAGCAAAGGACCAGATGAGGCAAAAATTAAG GCACTCTTGGAAAGAACAGGCTACACGCTTGATGTGACTACTGGACAGAGGAAGTATGGTGGTCCTCCTCCAGATTCTGTGTATTCAGGACAGCAGCCTTCTGTTGGTACAGAG ATATTTGTGGGCAAGATTCCAAGAGACTTATTTGAAGATGAGCTTGTTCCATTATTTGAGAAAGCTGGGCCTATCTGGGATCTGCGCTTAATGATGGATCCACTAACTGGTCTAAATAGAGGATATGCTTTTGTCACTTTCTGTACTAAAGAGGCAGCTCAGGAGGCTGTTAAACTG TATAATAATCATGAAATTCGTTCTGGAAAACACATTGGTGTATGCATCTCTGTTGCCAATAATAGGCTTTTTGTTGGCTCTATTCCTAAGAGTAAAACCAAGGAACAGATTGTTGAAGAATTTAGTAAAGTAACAG AGGGTCTCACAGATGTCATATTGTATCATCAACCGGATGACAAGAAAAAGAACAGGGGTTTTTGTTTCCTTGAATATGAAGATCACAAAACTGCTGCTCAGGCCAGACGTAGGTTAATGAGTGGAAAAGTGAAAGTCTGGGGAAATGTTGTCACAGTTGAATGGGCTGACCCTATAGAAGATCCAGATCCTGAAGTTATGGCAAAG GTGAAAGTGCTCTTTGTGCGTAACCTTGCCAATACTGTAACAGAGGAGATTCTAGAAAAGGCCTTCAGTCAATTTGGAAAACTAGAGCGAGTGAAGAAACTAAAAGATTATGCTTTCATTCATTTTGATGAACGGGATGGTGCTGTAAAG GCAATGGAAGAAATGAATGGCAAAGATTTAGAGGgagaaaatattgaaattgtGTTTGCTAAGCCACCagatcaaaaaagaaaagaacggAAAGCTCAGAGACAAGCGGCTAAAAATCAAAT GTATGATGATTACTATTATTACGGTCCACCTCATATGCCCCCACCAACACGAGGTCGAGGTCGAGGAGGTAGAGGTGGTTATGGATATCCTCCTGATTATTATGGATATGaagattattatgattattatggCTATGACTACCATAACTATCGTGGTGGATATGAAGATCCTTATTATGGTTATGAAGATTTTCAAGTTGGAGCTAGAGGAAGGGGTTGTAGAGGAGCAAGGGGTGCTGCTCCATCCAGAGGTCGCGGGGCTGCTCCTCCCCGTGGCAGAGCCGGTTATGCACAGAGAGGTGGTCCTGGATCAGCAAGAGGCGTTCGTGGTGCGAGAGGAGGTGCCCAGCAACAAAGAGGCCGCGGGGTACGTGGTGCGAGGGGTGGCCGCGGTGGAAATGTAGGAGGAAAGCGCAAAGCTGATGGGTACAACCAGCCAGATTCCAAGCGGCGCCAGACCAATAATCAGAACTGGGGCTCCCAACCCATTGCTCAGCAACCGCTCCAAGGTGGTGATCATTCTGGTAACTATGGTTACAAATCTGAAAACCAGGAGTTTTATCAGGATTCTTTTGGGCAACAGTGGAAGTAG